One Thunnus albacares chromosome 12, fThuAlb1.1, whole genome shotgun sequence genomic region harbors:
- the LOC122994494 gene encoding immunoglobulin kappa light chain-like, with product MRSTVRQQPYLSAAGADGRFEELLETTWPSSDLTARPCLASAASERHFSPGSPEETPLHKMLFLPAAALCCLCSALVAMAAELIQDDLTLTRRAGEKVSFSCGGTDQCYSGRPFVYWLQKKDTETFTFILDIDMTNGNIDRSYNHSQKDDFSAVNKQNSSELLIQTVKLSHSATYYCLCEKGDYDIFGSGTKLYVDEQVVKPVVSVYPAAHLEGRSSLLCLASAMSPPLVQFSWKRQKKSGTLEDLTPAEGEQLELREPGRTVSILLLHRQENSTYKYHCYVKHEGITVEAQTEQEVSVLPPPVPSQYQVKLLCVLYTVLIVKSLVYCCGISLLMILRNKGPSTNCTHAD from the exons GTCTACTGTCAGACAGCAGCCTTATCTGTCCGCcgcaggggctgatgggaggtTTGAGGAGCTGTTAGAAACCACGTGGCCCTCGTCTGATCTCACAGCTCGTCCTTGTTTGGCCTCAGCTGCATCAGAGCGCCACTTCTCCCCAGGTTCACCAGAggaaacaccactgcacaaaatgcttttcctcccagctgctgctctgtgctgtctgtgttcag CGCTGGTCGCCATGGCAGCAGAGCTGATTCAGGATGATTTGACATTGACCAGGAGAGCTGGTGAAAAAGTCTCCTTCAGCTGTGGAGGAACTGACCAGTGTTACAGTGGACGCCCATTTGTATACTGGTTacagaagaaagacacagaaacattcacatttattcTTGATATTGACATGACGAATGGTAACATAGATAGAAGTTACAATCATTCTCAGAAAGATGATTTCTcagctgtaaataaacagaACAGCAGTGAGTTGTTGATCCAGACAGTTAAACTCTCACATTCAGCCACCTACTACTGCCTCTGTGAGAAAG GGGACTACGACATCTTTGGCTCTGGAACTAAACTGTATGTAG atgagcaggtagtgaagccCGTGGTGAGCGTGTACCCAGCAGCCCACCTGGAGGGGAGGAgctccctgctgtgtctggcctcagccatgtctcctcctctagtccagttctcctggaaaagacagaagaagagcgGCACGCTGGAGGATCTGACCCCTGCTgagggagagcagctggagCTCAGAGAGCCGGGACGCACCGTCTCCATCCTGCTGCTCCATCGGCAAGAGAACAGCACATATAAATACCACTGCTATGTCAAGCACGAGGGGATAACAGTGGAggcccaaacagaacaag aGGTTTCTGTTCTTCCTCCACCTGTCCCGTCTCAGTAccaggtgaagctgctctgtgtgctgtacacagtgctgatagtgaagagtctggtgtactgctgtggaatctctctgctgatgatccTCAGGAACAAGGGACCTTCcaccaactgcacacatgctgactga